In a genomic window of Canis lupus familiaris isolate Mischka breed German Shepherd chromosome 13, alternate assembly UU_Cfam_GSD_1.0, whole genome shotgun sequence:
- the LOC102153461 gene encoding acyl-CoA-binding protein-like, with protein sequence MSQAEFDKAAEDVKHLKTKPADDEMLFIYSHYKQATVGDVNTERPGLLDLRGKAKWDAWNQLKGTSKEDAMIAYVNKVEDLKKKYGI encoded by the coding sequence ATGTCTCAGGCTGAGTTTGACAAAGCTGCTGAGGATGTTAAGCACCTCAAGACCAAGCCAGCAGATGATGAGATGTTGTTCATCTACAGTCACTACAAACAGGCAACTGTAGGTGATGTAAACACAGAACGGCCTGGGCTGTTGGATCTCAGAGGCAAGGCCAAGTGGGATGCCTGGAATCAGCTGAAAGGGACTTCCAAGGAAGATGCCATGATAGCTTACGTCAACAAGGTAGAagatctaaagaaaaaatatggaatataa